Proteins encoded in a region of the Mycoplasma mobile 163K genome:
- the tig gene encoding trigger factor, translated as MTKTEINKKDWEINVVVSSEKKLWKAKQDLALSNLAKTLKIKGFRPGKASVEAAKKHLNPEQIQEEAVKLIANDLVKIASESIDESYIVLDSPIYEVEKMSDAELDLKFSYPIYPEFKIKNYKSLKVTLSRAKVSKEDVDSEIEKIREKNALLIKKTKDQGKVAKTDTVNIDYVGKIDGEEFDGGKASSHELVIGSKSFIDNFEDQLIGFKSGDKVEVKVSFPDDYHSSKFAGKKAIFDVKINDVFTKEKPVKNDDLVKFLNNPKLKTLAEMENYFKDLIKNEKDEKSKASFKKDIFEKIMNENEIPVPRLILMKETTNAIREFEKDVKKYGFTVEKYLKMLNMNSKDFVTNLNKESELKLKEALIYTEISKLEKIEAQPEDYDVKYKKFAKLYNVSLDSVKSMITQQQAQVAIVNEKILEFLIKHNAIEKNSVGEEPKLSTTKKVVEPTEEKTRKDSKMSTKKPAAKPAAKPAAATKKPVKK; from the coding sequence ATGACAAAAACAGAAATTAACAAAAAAGATTGAGAAATAAATGTAGTTGTTTCTTCAGAAAAAAAATTATGAAAAGCAAAACAAGATTTAGCTCTTTCAAATTTAGCGAAAACTTTAAAAATCAAAGGTTTTAGACCAGGAAAAGCAAGTGTGGAAGCTGCTAAAAAACACTTAAATCCAGAACAAATTCAAGAAGAAGCAGTTAAACTAATTGCAAATGATTTAGTAAAAATTGCATCTGAATCAATAGATGAGAGTTATATTGTTCTTGATTCACCAATTTATGAAGTTGAAAAAATGTCAGATGCAGAACTTGATTTGAAATTTTCATATCCAATTTATCCTGAATTTAAAATAAAAAATTATAAATCTTTAAAAGTAACTTTAAGTAGAGCAAAAGTTTCGAAGGAAGATGTCGATTCAGAAATTGAAAAAATAAGAGAAAAAAATGCATTATTAATTAAGAAAACTAAAGATCAAGGAAAAGTAGCAAAAACAGACACTGTTAATATTGATTATGTTGGAAAAATTGATGGAGAAGAATTTGATGGCGGAAAAGCATCTTCACATGAATTAGTAATTGGTTCAAAATCTTTTATTGATAATTTTGAAGACCAACTTATTGGTTTTAAATCAGGAGATAAAGTAGAAGTTAAGGTGTCATTTCCAGATGATTATCATTCAAGTAAATTTGCTGGAAAAAAAGCAATTTTTGATGTAAAAATCAATGATGTTTTTACAAAGGAAAAACCTGTTAAAAACGATGATCTAGTTAAGTTTCTTAATAATCCAAAATTAAAAACTTTAGCAGAAATGGAAAATTATTTCAAAGATCTTATTAAAAATGAAAAAGATGAAAAATCAAAGGCAAGTTTTAAAAAAGATATTTTTGAAAAAATAATGAATGAAAATGAAATTCCAGTTCCTAGATTAATCTTAATGAAAGAAACTACTAATGCCATTAGAGAATTTGAAAAAGATGTTAAAAAATATGGATTCACAGTAGAAAAATATTTAAAAATGCTTAATATGAACTCAAAAGATTTTGTAACTAATTTAAATAAAGAATCAGAATTGAAATTGAAAGAAGCTTTAATTTACACAGAAATTTCTAAACTAGAAAAAATTGAAGCTCAACCTGAAGATTATGATGTTAAATATAAAAAGTTTGCAAAACTATATAATGTAAGTTTAGATTCAGTAAAATCAATGATTACACAACAACAAGCTCAAGTAGCGATCGTAAACGAAAAAATTTTAGAATTTTTAATCAAACATAATGCAATTGAAAAAAATTCTGTTGGAGAAGAACCCAAATTGTCAACTACAAAAAAAGTAGTTGAACCAACAGAAGAAAAAACAAGAAAGGATTCTAAAATGTCAACAAAAAAACCAGCTGCAAAACCAGCTGCAAAACCTGCAGCAGCAACAAAAAAACCAGTTAAAAAATAA
- the secA gene encoding preprotein translocase subunit SecA → MKFLKNIKSLEFRLAESMLKSINDLKEKYLAFSDEELKNMTNVFKEKLKKNVSLESIRIDAFAVAREATFRVLKKRPYDVQMIGGLILDFGSVAEMKTGEGKTITSIAPVYLNALKGSGVIVSTVNEYLAERDAAEMGEVFKWLGLSVGLNKANMPSNLKRAAYKCDITYSVHSELGFDYLRDNMVNSFEEKVQRDLNFALIDEVDSILIDEAKTPLIISGGKSDEVSLYAVTDQFVRTLDHVDYAIDEETKAINLTAQGIEKTKKFFNFNSLYNLENSELIHRLQNALRAHKVMKKDVEYVVLNGKIELVDTFTGRIMEGRSYSEGLQQAIQAKELVEIDPETKTLATITYQNFFRLFKKLSGMTGTGKTEEQEFIDIYNMRVTEIPTNVPIARIDHPEKVYVTFQAKYKAVVEEIKRLHAKKQPILVGTSQVEESEYLHQLLLKENLPHTVLNAKQNKNEADIIAKAGIAGAITIATNMAGRGTDIKPDAESLKQGGLFVLGTDKSEARRIDNQLKGRSGRQGDVGESRFFISIDDQLIRRFSLQDKWKEIFAEYKDNEIIDKQIKKAFDKAQRKIEGFNYDNRKNVLNYDDVIRQQRDIIYSQRDSILLQDDLSLVVEKMIQRNSKQIIKYGELYTRTGALDHKALVNFVNKEYMNICDFKFTLEDFNNYINEEIPQHLSNILIREYRKMREFLVEKSGKLPTNLFERRAIISALDEKWQNHINLMDKLRQSVNLVQYSQKNPFQTYTEIGTKHFEQLVEDIATNSLKIIMNNPSAKFQNLDGDFKNEQIKLEDGSIITIPANIPFDIKEQIISKAKELLKESGEKRKVFEKNILSDLNLVDEKFRDSSKW, encoded by the coding sequence ATGAAATTTTTAAAAAACATTAAATCACTTGAATTTAGATTAGCAGAATCAATGTTAAAGTCAATTAATGATTTAAAAGAAAAATATCTTGCCTTTAGTGATGAAGAATTAAAAAACATGACAAATGTTTTTAAAGAGAAGTTGAAAAAAAATGTTTCTTTAGAATCAATTAGAATTGATGCTTTTGCAGTTGCAAGAGAAGCTACTTTTAGAGTTTTAAAAAAACGCCCCTATGATGTTCAAATGATTGGTGGATTAATTTTAGATTTTGGTTCAGTTGCAGAGATGAAAACAGGAGAAGGAAAAACAATTACTTCAATTGCTCCTGTTTATTTAAATGCTTTAAAAGGTAGTGGAGTAATTGTAAGCACTGTAAATGAATATTTAGCAGAACGTGATGCTGCTGAGATGGGCGAGGTTTTTAAATGACTAGGTTTAAGTGTTGGATTAAACAAAGCGAACATGCCATCAAATTTAAAAAGAGCAGCATATAAATGTGATATCACTTATTCTGTTCATTCAGAGTTAGGATTCGATTATCTTAGAGATAATATGGTTAATTCTTTTGAAGAAAAAGTTCAAAGAGACTTGAACTTTGCTTTAATTGATGAAGTTGATTCAATTTTGATAGATGAAGCAAAAACTCCTCTTATTATTTCTGGTGGAAAAAGTGATGAAGTTTCTCTTTATGCAGTTACTGATCAATTTGTAAGAACTTTAGATCACGTTGATTATGCAATTGATGAGGAAACAAAAGCAATAAATTTAACAGCTCAAGGAATTGAAAAAACTAAAAAATTTTTCAATTTTAATTCATTATACAATTTAGAAAATAGCGAATTAATACATAGATTACAAAATGCTTTAAGAGCTCATAAAGTTATGAAAAAAGATGTTGAGTATGTTGTTCTAAATGGGAAAATTGAATTAGTAGATACTTTCACTGGAAGAATAATGGAAGGAAGAAGTTATTCTGAGGGTTTACAACAAGCAATTCAAGCAAAAGAGCTAGTTGAAATTGATCCTGAAACTAAAACTTTAGCTACAATTACTTACCAAAATTTTTTTCGTCTATTTAAAAAATTATCAGGAATGACAGGAACGGGTAAAACAGAAGAACAAGAATTCATAGATATTTACAATATGAGAGTTACAGAAATTCCTACTAATGTTCCAATTGCAAGAATTGATCACCCTGAAAAAGTTTATGTTACATTTCAAGCAAAATATAAAGCAGTTGTTGAAGAGATAAAAAGATTACATGCTAAAAAGCAACCTATTTTAGTAGGTACTTCTCAAGTTGAAGAATCAGAATACTTGCATCAGCTATTACTTAAAGAGAATTTACCTCATACTGTTTTAAATGCTAAACAAAATAAAAATGAAGCGGATATTATTGCTAAAGCAGGAATTGCAGGAGCAATTACAATTGCAACAAATATGGCAGGTCGTGGAACCGATATTAAACCTGATGCAGAATCTTTAAAGCAAGGTGGTTTATTTGTTTTAGGTACAGATAAATCTGAGGCAAGAAGAATTGATAATCAACTTAAAGGAAGAAGTGGAAGACAAGGTGATGTTGGTGAAAGTAGATTTTTTATCTCAATTGATGATCAATTGATAAGACGTTTTTCATTACAAGATAAGTGAAAAGAAATTTTTGCTGAGTATAAAGATAATGAAATTATTGATAAACAAATAAAAAAGGCATTTGATAAAGCTCAGAGAAAAATTGAAGGTTTTAACTATGATAATCGAAAAAATGTTTTAAATTATGATGATGTAATAAGACAACAAAGAGATATTATTTATTCTCAAAGAGATTCAATTTTACTTCAGGATGACTTATCACTTGTTGTTGAAAAAATGATTCAAAGAAATTCAAAACAAATTATTAAATATGGGGAACTATATACAAGAACAGGTGCTTTAGACCATAAAGCATTAGTAAATTTTGTAAATAAAGAATATATGAATATTTGTGATTTTAAATTCACTTTGGAAGATTTTAATAATTACATTAATGAAGAAATTCCTCAGCATTTATCTAATATTTTGATTAGAGAGTATAGGAAAATGAGAGAATTTTTAGTAGAAAAATCTGGTAAATTACCAACTAATCTCTTTGAAAGAAGAGCAATTATTTCAGCTCTTGATGAAAAGTGACAAAATCATATTAATTTAATGGATAAATTAAGGCAAAGTGTAAATCTTGTTCAATACTCACAAAAAAATCCTTTTCAAACTTATACGGAAATTGGAACAAAACATTTTGAACAACTTGTCGAAGACATTGCAACTAATTCCTTAAAAATAATTATGAATAATCCTTCAGCAAAATTCCAAAATTTAGATGGTGATTTTAAAAATGAGCAAATTAAATTAGAAGATGGCTCAATTATTACTATTCCAGCAAACATTCCCTTTGATATTAAAGAGCAAATTATTTCAAAAGCAAAAGAATTATTAAAAGAAAGTGGAGAGAAGAGAAAAGTTTTTGAAAAAAACATCTTGAGCGATTTAAATTTAGTAGATGAGAAATTTAGAGATTCATCAAAATGATAA
- a CDS encoding MPN338 family protein has translation MEFNTFEKETFIKSLKTRTIFPFYIKNVNEKFFSNLNNHQNKIFLKKILPRIENELENEELQAIKTIENLAKPEKILRMINLALKKVAALTGTRNTELFQKIGKDEFNEPLFIRIKANHNDLEILGDKHEDSRFSYAININRDNYLFPFIEQIQLAFYLDHETNRISGGFSLNVGNDETDLDFKESVDKVYFYSIMKKFWTAQLYPLTLDNILNIVYDINGTKSTNKSNSKFSNTNTKKSSQGYSKDWAKVINFEQVSLEELQDNWRKFIDKKFLKYKSFSNEERKFYEDQAFYMMMITSLVMLYLLQEINTYFTSEKPELILGLLNKPARLTDNKDQNYQEDFNALTSYIYKNFYLNEKNSKNIRIKKIDRAKELVDFLTDYSQANTSDISLSDLVSSFEILPNTKIQMLDRKSILEDLNFKAFFLLIAFPELYSISPNNSTLIEYRQLLNSLDSSQNMSFSNSIIENLDDYITEINYDYASFVTTNSIVILKNNDPVSVDVQNNKILVVKDENRRVYNNYFWSVIYLQSKISEKNHIEFEINRILNSDIKYKSFIFKEAIQNLDDLQFDWYDHFYGLPIKNIIQKMDNENNLKNSIDILSSKIKKENEEIKRTTERNYITLAFVIAVLIGFFDFISMVFTILPNTLKSVSDPYIYTFIGIGTFIFSILISIFALTMGKRLTNKRKAIEYEKKQNL, from the coding sequence ATGGAGTTCAACACATTTGAGAAGGAAACTTTTATTAAAAGTTTGAAAACAAGAACAATATTTCCTTTTTACATTAAAAATGTTAATGAAAAATTTTTTTCTAATTTAAATAATCATCAAAACAAAATATTTTTGAAAAAAATTCTTCCTAGAATTGAAAATGAATTAGAAAATGAAGAGCTTCAAGCAATAAAGACAATTGAAAATTTAGCTAAACCTGAAAAGATTTTAAGAATGATTAATTTAGCTTTAAAAAAAGTTGCTGCTCTAACAGGTACTCGTAACACAGAACTTTTTCAAAAAATTGGTAAAGATGAATTTAACGAACCTTTATTTATAAGAATTAAAGCCAATCATAATGATCTTGAAATCTTAGGAGATAAACACGAAGATTCTCGTTTTTCTTACGCAATAAATATTAATCGAGACAATTATTTATTTCCATTTATAGAACAAATTCAGCTAGCTTTTTATTTAGATCATGAAACTAATAGAATTTCAGGTGGATTTTCTTTAAATGTCGGAAATGATGAAACTGATTTGGATTTTAAAGAAAGTGTTGATAAAGTCTATTTTTATTCAATTATGAAAAAGTTTTGAACTGCTCAACTTTATCCTTTAACTTTAGATAATATCTTAAATATTGTTTATGACATTAATGGAACTAAATCAACAAATAAATCAAATTCAAAATTTAGTAATACAAATACAAAAAAATCTTCTCAAGGATATAGCAAAGATTGAGCTAAAGTTATCAATTTTGAACAAGTTTCCCTTGAAGAATTGCAAGATAACTGAAGAAAATTTATTGATAAAAAGTTTTTGAAATATAAATCATTTTCAAATGAAGAAAGAAAATTTTATGAAGACCAAGCTTTTTACATGATGATGATTACTAGTTTAGTAATGCTATATTTATTACAAGAAATTAACACTTATTTTACTTCTGAAAAACCTGAATTAATTTTAGGGCTTTTAAATAAACCAGCTAGATTGACAGATAATAAGGACCAAAATTATCAAGAAGATTTTAATGCTTTAACTTCTTATATTTATAAAAATTTTTATCTAAATGAAAAAAACTCAAAAAATATTAGAATTAAGAAAATTGATAGAGCCAAAGAATTAGTAGACTTTTTAACAGATTATTCTCAAGCAAATACTTCAGATATTTCTTTAAGTGATTTGGTTTCTTCTTTTGAAATTCTACCAAATACAAAAATTCAAATGCTTGATAGAAAATCTATACTAGAAGATTTGAATTTCAAGGCATTCTTTTTATTAATTGCCTTCCCAGAACTTTATAGTATCAGCCCTAATAATTCAACTTTAATTGAATATAGGCAACTTTTAAATTCATTAGATTCAAGTCAAAATATGTCCTTTTCAAACTCTATTATTGAAAATTTAGATGATTACATTACAGAAATAAATTATGATTATGCTTCATTTGTAACAACAAATTCAATTGTTATTTTGAAAAATAATGATCCAGTAAGTGTTGATGTTCAAAACAATAAAATTCTTGTTGTTAAAGACGAAAATAGAAGAGTTTACAATAATTATTTTTGGTCTGTGATTTATTTGCAATCCAAAATTTCAGAAAAAAATCATATTGAATTTGAAATTAATAGAATTTTGAATTCAGACATAAAATACAAATCATTTATCTTTAAAGAAGCAATCCAAAATTTAGATGATTTGCAATTTGACTGATATGACCATTTTTATGGATTACCCATTAAAAATATTATTCAAAAAATGGATAATGAAAATAACCTAAAAAACTCAATAGATATTTTGAGCTCTAAAATCAAAAAAGAAAATGAGGAAATCAAGCGCACAACTGAAAGAAATTATATTACTTTAGCTTTTGTTATTGCTGTTTTGATAGGTTTTTTTGATTTTATATCAATGGTATTTACAATTTTACCAAATACTTTAAAGTCTGTTTCTGATCCTTATATTTATACTTTTATTGGAATTGGAACATTTATTTTTTCTATTTTGATTTCAATTTTTGCTTTAACAATGGGCAAAAGATTAACAAACAAAAGAAAAGCAATTGAGTATGAGAAAAAGCAAAATCTTTAA
- the hinT gene encoding histidine triad protein HinT, with amino-acid sequence MLQQETIFQKIINKEVPAKIIYEDSKTIAFLDIKPISKGHFLVVPKNFSRNLISIDDEDLINLMMVANKLAKKFMKENKASGYQLHVNNESDARQVVFHTHVHIIFSYPNELLSDQEHHFNG; translated from the coding sequence ATGTTGCAACAAGAAACAATTTTTCAAAAAATCATTAATAAGGAAGTACCAGCAAAAATTATTTATGAAGACAGCAAGACTATTGCTTTTTTAGATATTAAACCAATTTCTAAAGGGCATTTTTTAGTTGTACCTAAAAATTTTAGCAGAAACTTAATTTCAATTGATGATGAAGATTTAATTAATTTAATGATGGTTGCTAATAAATTAGCAAAAAAATTTATGAAAGAAAATAAGGCTAGTGGATATCAATTGCATGTAAATAATGAATCTGATGCAAGGCAAGTTGTTTTTCATACTCATGTTCATATTATTTTTTCATATCCTAATGAATTATTAAGTGACCAAGAACATCATTTTAATGGTTAA
- a CDS encoding HinT-interacting membrane complex lipoprotein P60 codes for MKKRLLLSIATPAILSTSLVVVACSTNVQDINVSASLTTEQARAAVLQTWVNGILNANLNVEFPKTTNEPSIDVQNAFKGTWNDAETVFTFSNNSSAFINFRNDAVSAWNFYQAIQIQQNKSFWIEFKSNTLERNGISIIDFNPERDKTLPLAGFINNNSYSKSDLNFLGTNIFVQMYNINQSTISNTINQMILAKHYFSKQTENNIKNGTDYNTVIGASGTSNAKTILESIDVSNPNFLLIKYLLENQVSERWEFNQTQNTNNFLNTNINTIEGENGFNALFRNNNIALNTKQKLESLIGLNDNINWNISANNLPNITTSSNSSSNIVNYRGFSFQNTGAPIINYDIATLRAATRIESGFVHITKTNNIYSLNELMRNNIVKFYLEEAATQVQNLNISLNNNQITDVSLLKEDNFTLSENAGSVFNFKLNRVSRIVNTSSIDLNVKLDLNLARANLSNDVRRILENSSILNSLRELNFNIRLNTKSSETNSIINQISLDNSVFSDNLNLKYGGLLSETNILSLINDDLVTSVPINVTASSATLTYFNKVVPLFNVNSSRFTFINTPWAETIDNNRAIVKENLYYSLFTQNRTSIFNQMKTFYVKLGNVLEINNNQALLDAARTEGILKL; via the coding sequence ATGAAAAAAAGACTTTTACTTTCAATTGCAACTCCAGCAATTTTATCAACTTCATTAGTTGTTGTTGCATGTAGCACAAATGTACAAGACATTAATGTTAGTGCTTCATTAACAACAGAGCAAGCTAGAGCTGCTGTTTTGCAAACATGAGTTAATGGAATATTAAATGCAAACTTAAATGTTGAATTTCCAAAAACTACAAATGAGCCCTCAATCGATGTACAAAATGCATTTAAAGGAACATGAAATGATGCCGAAACAGTTTTTACTTTTTCTAATAATTCTTCTGCATTTATAAACTTTAGAAATGATGCTGTAAGTGCTTGAAATTTTTATCAAGCAATTCAAATTCAGCAAAATAAAAGTTTTTGAATTGAGTTTAAAAGTAATACTTTAGAAAGAAATGGGATTTCAATTATTGATTTTAACCCTGAAAGAGATAAAACTTTACCTTTAGCAGGATTTATAAATAATAATTCTTACTCAAAAAGTGATTTAAATTTTTTAGGAACAAACATTTTTGTACAAATGTATAATATTAATCAAAGTACAATTTCTAACACAATCAATCAAATGATTTTGGCTAAGCATTATTTTTCAAAGCAAACTGAAAATAATATAAAAAACGGAACAGATTATAATACTGTAATTGGAGCTTCGGGAACATCAAATGCAAAAACCATTTTAGAATCAATTGATGTTTCAAATCCAAATTTTTTGTTAATTAAATATTTATTAGAAAATCAAGTTTCTGAAAGATGAGAATTTAACCAAACTCAAAATACAAATAATTTTTTGAATACTAATATTAATACAATTGAAGGTGAAAATGGCTTTAATGCTTTGTTTAGAAATAATAATATAGCATTAAATACAAAACAAAAATTAGAATCTTTAATTGGTTTAAACGATAATATCAATTGAAATATTTCAGCAAATAATTTACCTAATATTACAACATCATCAAATAGTAGTTCAAACATTGTAAATTATAGAGGATTTTCATTTCAAAATACAGGAGCTCCAATAATCAATTATGATATCGCAACTTTAAGAGCTGCTACAAGAATTGAAAGTGGTTTTGTTCATATTACAAAAACAAATAATATTTATAGCTTGAATGAATTAATGAGAAATAATATTGTTAAATTTTATCTTGAAGAGGCTGCTACTCAAGTTCAAAATTTAAATATAAGTTTAAATAATAATCAAATAACTGATGTCTCATTGTTAAAAGAAGATAATTTTACTTTAAGTGAAAATGCAGGAAGTGTATTTAATTTTAAATTGAATAGAGTATCTAGAATTGTAAACACTAGTTCAATTGATTTAAATGTTAAATTAGACTTAAATTTAGCTAGAGCAAATTTAAGTAATGATGTAAGAAGAATTTTAGAAAATTCAAGCATTTTAAATTCATTAAGAGAACTGAATTTCAATATAAGATTAAACACAAAATCTTCTGAAACAAATTCTATAATAAATCAAATAAGTTTGGATAATAGTGTCTTTTCTGATAATTTAAATCTAAAATATGGAGGGTTATTATCTGAAACTAATATTTTATCTCTAATAAATGACGACCTAGTTACTTCTGTTCCTATAAATGTTACAGCTTCTTCAGCTACACTTACATATTTTAATAAAGTGGTACCATTATTTAATGTTAATTCTTCAAGATTTACTTTTATTAATACTCCTTGAGCAGAAACAATAGATAATAATAGAGCAATTGTAAAAGAAAATTTGTACTATTCGCTTTTTACTCAAAATAGAACTTCTATTTTCAATCAAATGAAAACATTTTATGTAAAACTTGGAAATGTTTTGGAAATAAACAATAATCAAGCTTTACTAGATGCAGCAAGAACTGAAGGTATTTTAAAACTTTAA